The proteins below are encoded in one region of Macrococcus armenti:
- the queF gene encoding preQ(1) synthase: MMSGRQKEELQDITLLGNQNNKYLYEYDSSILESFENKHQGRDYFVKFNCPEFTSLCPITGQPDFAAIYISYIPNIKMVESKSLKLYLFSFRNHGDFHEDCINIIMNDLIELMDPHYIEVWGKFTPRGGISIDPYTNYGRPGTKYEDMAQYRLMNHDLYPETITNR; the protein is encoded by the coding sequence ATTATGTCAGGAAGACAAAAAGAAGAATTACAGGATATTACGTTACTTGGGAATCAGAACAATAAATATTTATATGAATATGACTCATCTATTCTCGAGTCATTTGAAAACAAACATCAAGGTCGTGACTATTTCGTTAAATTTAATTGCCCAGAGTTCACTAGTTTATGCCCAATTACAGGACAACCTGACTTCGCTGCAATTTATATCAGCTATATCCCAAACATTAAAATGGTTGAATCAAAGTCATTAAAACTATACTTATTCAGTTTTAGAAACCACGGAGATTTTCATGAAGACTGTATAAATATTATCATGAATGATTTAATCGAACTTATGGACCCACACTACATTGAAGTTTGGGGTAAGTTCACTCCACGTGGCGGCATTTCAATTGATCCATATACAAATTACGGACGTCCGGGAACGAAGTACGAAGATATGGCGCAATACCGCTTAATGAATCATGATTTATACCCTGAAACGATAACGAATCGATAA
- a CDS encoding DMT family transporter, whose amino-acid sequence MNNKIKGILWLIAASIGFSLMGAFVKLSGDLPVIQKSLFRNIIGMILPLYFVYKYRAPLFGHKENQGTLILRSLFGLIGVLLNYYAIDRMVLSDADMLNKLSPFFTIIFCAFFLKEYIRRYQMISMVIAFIGALFIIKPNFSSDMFIAIIGVLGAMFAGLAYTTLRVLGSKEKFYTTVFYFSFVSTLVLIPLTLLTYEPMTNVQIIYLILSGVFATLGQFGLTIAYSYAPAKDISIFFYTTVLFSAIIGFILFNETPDLLSYLGYIIIFFASYYMFVKAKVKQVQ is encoded by the coding sequence TTGAACAATAAAATTAAAGGTATATTATGGTTAATTGCAGCATCTATCGGATTTAGTTTAATGGGTGCATTTGTTAAATTATCTGGTGACCTGCCTGTCATTCAGAAATCACTTTTTCGAAATATTATCGGGATGATACTCCCCCTTTACTTTGTATATAAATACAGAGCGCCTTTATTCGGGCATAAAGAGAATCAAGGAACACTTATATTACGAAGTTTATTCGGACTTATCGGTGTGCTACTAAATTACTATGCGATAGATCGCATGGTGCTGAGTGACGCAGATATGCTCAATAAACTAAGTCCTTTCTTCACGATTATATTCTGCGCGTTCTTCTTAAAGGAATATATAAGACGTTATCAGATGATTAGTATGGTCATCGCATTTATCGGTGCACTGTTTATCATTAAGCCAAATTTCAGTTCAGATATGTTTATCGCAATTATCGGTGTGCTCGGTGCAATGTTTGCAGGATTGGCTTATACAACATTACGTGTTCTCGGTTCGAAAGAGAAATTTTATACGACTGTGTTTTATTTTTCTTTCGTATCAACGCTTGTACTTATTCCACTTACATTGCTGACATATGAGCCGATGACAAATGTTCAAATCATTTATCTTATATTATCTGGTGTATTTGCGACACTCGGGCAATTCGGACTAACAATCGCATATAGTTATGCTCCGGCAAAAGATATTTCAATTTTCTTTTATACAACAGTGTTATTCAGTGCAATTATAGGGTTTATATTATTTAATGAAACACCGGACTTACTTAGTTACCTTGGATATATTATAATATTCTTTGCGAGTTACTATATGTTCGTCAAAGCAAAAGTAAAACAGGTTCAATAG
- the nrdI gene encoding class Ib ribonucleoside-diphosphate reductase assembly flavoprotein NrdI, whose translation MLIVYYSLTGNVRRFIQKTKYANTLPLEQAEGINEPYIIVTGTIGFGEIPDQVKQFLDRHRTNLIAVAASGNRNWGQNFGRAGDLISTTYHVPLLMKFELHGNEKDVKEFMIKVEGISENRTRETVQSY comes from the coding sequence ATGCTGATCGTCTATTATTCGCTAACTGGTAATGTGAGACGCTTTATTCAGAAAACTAAATATGCAAATACACTGCCGCTTGAACAGGCAGAGGGTATTAACGAGCCATATATCATTGTAACAGGAACGATAGGGTTTGGCGAGATTCCAGACCAAGTAAAACAGTTTCTGGATCGACATCGCACGAACTTAATAGCTGTTGCAGCGAGTGGTAATAGAAACTGGGGGCAGAATTTTGGCCGTGCAGGAGACTTAATTAGCACGACGTATCATGTGCCTTTATTAATGAAGTTTGAATTACATGGCAATGAAAAAGACGTTAAAGAATTTATGATAAAGGTGGAAGGAATAAGTGAAAATCGCACAAGAGAAACAGTACAATCATATTGA
- the nrdE gene encoding class 1b ribonucleoside-diphosphate reductase subunit alpha has product MKIAQEKQYNHIELNNQVTKRREDGFFDIEKDQEALKVYLEEIKDKTITFDSPIARLKYLVEQDFYYDLFKEYSEDDLNTIINFAESIPFNFASYMSASKFFKDYALKTNDKQQYLEDYKQHVIIVSLYLAKGDVEKAKQLISAMIEQRYQPATPTFLNAGRARRGELVSCFLLEVDDSLNSINYIDSTAKQLSKIGGGVAINLSKLRARGEAIKGIKGVAKGVLPVAKALEGGFSYADQLGQRPGAGAVYLNIFHYDVLEFLDTKKVNADEDLRLSTISTGLIVPSKFFDLAKEGKDFFMFAPHTVEREYGITLDDLNIDEMYDELVQNPNIMKKSKDAREMLNLIAQTQLQSGYPYLMFKDNANKVHANSNIGQIKMSNLCTEIFQLQETSIINDYGTDDEIKRDISCNLGSLNIVNVMESKKFKDSVHIGMDALTTVSDEADIKNAPGVAKANRELHSVGLGVMNLHGYLAKNQIGYESEEAKEFAATFFMMLNFYSLQRSMEIAMERNETFADFEKSDYASGKYFDKYVATDFRPKSDKVTALFEGIDMPSPQDWADLKDKVMKNGLFHAYRLAIAPTQSISYVQNATSSVMPIVDQIERRTYGNAETFYPMPFLSPETMWFYKSAFNTDQMKLIDLIATIQEHVDQGISTILFVNSDISTRELARLYVYAHHKGLKSLYYTRNKLLSVEECTSCAI; this is encoded by the coding sequence GTGAAAATCGCACAAGAGAAACAGTACAATCATATTGAATTAAATAACCAGGTGACGAAGCGTCGAGAAGACGGTTTTTTTGATATTGAGAAAGACCAGGAAGCACTTAAAGTTTACTTAGAAGAAATTAAGGACAAGACGATAACATTTGATTCTCCTATCGCACGACTTAAGTATCTTGTTGAACAGGATTTTTACTATGATTTATTCAAGGAATATAGTGAAGATGATTTGAATACGATTATCAACTTTGCAGAAAGCATTCCTTTTAATTTTGCAAGTTACATGTCAGCAAGTAAATTCTTCAAAGATTATGCACTAAAGACAAATGATAAACAGCAGTATTTAGAAGATTATAAACAACACGTTATTATTGTAAGTTTATATTTAGCTAAAGGTGACGTTGAAAAAGCTAAGCAATTAATTTCAGCGATGATCGAACAGCGTTACCAACCTGCAACACCAACATTTTTAAACGCAGGTCGCGCAAGACGTGGCGAACTCGTTTCTTGTTTCCTACTGGAAGTAGATGATAGTTTGAATTCTATTAACTATATTGATTCAACTGCAAAGCAATTATCAAAAATTGGCGGTGGAGTTGCGATTAACTTATCTAAGTTACGTGCACGTGGTGAAGCAATTAAAGGCATTAAAGGTGTTGCTAAAGGAGTATTACCTGTAGCAAAAGCACTTGAAGGTGGATTCAGTTATGCAGATCAGCTTGGACAACGTCCAGGTGCAGGGGCTGTTTACTTAAACATTTTCCACTATGATGTGCTGGAGTTTTTAGATACTAAGAAAGTTAATGCTGATGAAGATTTACGTTTATCTACGATTTCAACTGGATTAATCGTACCGAGCAAGTTCTTTGATCTTGCTAAGGAAGGTAAAGACTTCTTTATGTTTGCACCTCATACAGTAGAAAGAGAATATGGTATTACGTTAGATGACTTAAATATTGATGAGATGTATGACGAGCTTGTACAAAATCCGAATATTATGAAGAAATCTAAAGATGCGCGTGAAATGTTAAACTTGATCGCACAAACACAACTTCAATCAGGATATCCATACTTAATGTTTAAAGATAATGCGAATAAAGTACATGCAAATTCTAATATTGGTCAAATTAAAATGAGTAACTTATGTACGGAAATATTCCAGTTACAAGAAACTTCAATCATTAATGATTATGGTACAGATGATGAAATTAAACGCGATATTTCATGTAACTTAGGCTCGCTGAATATTGTAAATGTAATGGAATCTAAGAAGTTTAAAGACTCTGTTCATATTGGAATGGATGCGCTCACTACTGTTAGTGATGAAGCGGATATTAAAAATGCACCAGGTGTCGCGAAAGCGAACCGTGAGTTACATTCGGTTGGTTTAGGGGTTATGAACCTGCATGGCTATTTAGCTAAAAACCAAATCGGTTATGAATCAGAGGAAGCGAAAGAGTTTGCAGCAACATTCTTTATGATGCTGAACTTCTATTCGTTACAACGTTCTATGGAAATTGCAATGGAACGTAACGAAACGTTTGCTGACTTTGAAAAATCAGATTATGCATCTGGTAAGTATTTTGATAAATACGTTGCAACAGACTTCCGTCCGAAATCTGACAAAGTAACTGCATTATTTGAAGGCATCGATATGCCATCTCCACAAGATTGGGCAGACTTAAAGGATAAAGTAATGAAGAACGGTTTATTCCATGCATATCGTTTAGCGATTGCGCCAACACAAAGCATTTCGTATGTACAAAATGCAACGAGTTCTGTAATGCCGATTGTTGATCAAATTGAGCGTAGAACATATGGTAATGCTGAAACATTCTATCCGATGCCATTCTTATCGCCTGAGACGATGTGGTTCTACAAGTCAGCATTTAATACGGATCAAATGAAGTTGATTGATCTAATTGCAACGATTCAGGAACATGTGGATCAGGGAATCAGTACGATTTTATTTGTAAATAGTGATATATCTACGAGAGAGCTTGCAAGACTTTATGTTTATGCGCATCATAAAGGATTAAAGTCACTTTATTACACAAGAAATAAATTACTAAGTGTTGAAGAATGTACAAGCTGTGCAATTTAA
- the nrdF gene encoding class 1b ribonucleoside-diphosphate reductase subunit beta has translation MIAVNWNTQEDMTNMFWRQNISQMWVESEFKVSKDIASWKELTDDEKFTFNHALAGLTGLDTHQADDGMPLIGLHTKDLRKKAVYSFMGMMEQIHAKSYSHIFTTLLPSSETNDLLDNWVVNEPHLKFKSEKIVSRYHKLWDKDASIYDQYMARVASVFLETFLFYSGFYYPLYLAGQGRMTTSGEIIRKILLDESIHGVFTGLDAQSLRNEMTEDEKIRADKEMYDLLKELYANEERYTKMLYDRVGLTEDVLNYVQYNGNKALANLGFEPYFEEKGFNPIIENALNTSTKNHDFFSVKGDGYVIALNVEPLTDEDFQFES, from the coding sequence ATGATAGCTGTAAACTGGAATACACAAGAAGATATGACGAATATGTTCTGGAGACAGAACATCTCACAAATGTGGGTAGAATCCGAATTTAAAGTATCAAAAGATATCGCAAGCTGGAAAGAGTTAACTGATGATGAGAAGTTTACATTTAATCATGCGCTTGCAGGACTTACTGGATTAGACACGCATCAGGCAGACGATGGTATGCCACTTATTGGATTACATACGAAAGATTTAAGAAAGAAAGCTGTATATTCATTTATGGGTATGATGGAGCAAATTCATGCGAAAAGTTATTCACATATATTTACAACGTTACTACCATCTTCAGAAACGAATGACTTATTGGATAACTGGGTTGTTAATGAGCCACATTTAAAATTCAAATCAGAAAAAATCGTATCAAGATATCATAAGTTGTGGGACAAAGATGCATCTATTTATGATCAGTATATGGCGCGTGTTGCAAGTGTATTTTTAGAAACATTCTTATTCTACAGTGGATTTTATTATCCACTTTATTTAGCTGGACAAGGCAGAATGACGACGAGTGGAGAAATTATCCGTAAAATTTTACTGGATGAATCGATTCACGGAGTATTTACTGGATTGGATGCACAAAGTTTACGTAATGAGATGACAGAAGATGAGAAAATTCGAGCAGATAAAGAAATGTATGACTTACTGAAAGAACTATATGCAAATGAAGAAAGATATACAAAGATGTTATATGATCGTGTAGGATTAACTGAAGATGTGCTCAACTACGTTCAGTATAATGGTAATAAAGCATTAGCCAATTTAGGGTTTGAACCATACTTCGAAGAAAAAGGATTTAACCCGATTATTGAGAATGCACTGAACACATCAACGAAAAACCATGACTTCTTCAGCGTTAAAGGTGACGGTTACGTTATCGCATTAAATGTAGAACCGTTAACGGACGAAGACTTCCAGTTTGAATCTTAA
- a CDS encoding FixH family protein, with the protein MSTKKLLMIGLCTVALAACGKEETKEGQEGHENHATTSDEKVQKLTVDLTVPEHVEKGKAVEIKALVKHGKEKVNDADEVMFEVIKDGDTKNSVKEKVKEAKDGVYTFTYTFKEDGTYNIISHVTAFNQHTMPNKEITIGEAAHEHSHHEHHQAGMIHIMDIKAEKDKETTLMMHVMDEHGKPLSDASVKRYEVKTPSGKTEWIDLKESKSGEYETKFTFSETGKYTVTAHAEKKPDFHVHEETSFEIK; encoded by the coding sequence ATGAGCACAAAAAAACTATTGATGATTGGGTTATGTACGGTTGCATTAGCAGCATGTGGCAAAGAAGAAACAAAAGAAGGGCAAGAAGGACATGAAAATCATGCAACAACGTCAGATGAGAAAGTGCAGAAATTAACAGTCGATTTAACTGTACCCGAACATGTAGAGAAGGGGAAGGCAGTAGAAATTAAAGCGCTCGTGAAACATGGAAAAGAAAAAGTAAATGATGCAGATGAAGTAATGTTTGAAGTAATTAAAGATGGCGATACTAAAAATTCTGTTAAAGAAAAAGTAAAAGAAGCGAAAGATGGCGTTTACACGTTTACATATACATTTAAAGAAGATGGCACTTATAACATTATTAGTCATGTAACAGCATTTAACCAGCATACTATGCCGAATAAAGAAATAACGATTGGTGAAGCTGCTCACGAGCATAGCCACCACGAACATCATCAAGCAGGTATGATTCATATAATGGATATTAAAGCAGAGAAAGATAAAGAAACGACATTAATGATGCATGTAATGGATGAACATGGTAAACCACTTTCAGACGCTTCAGTGAAGAGATATGAAGTGAAAACACCATCAGGTAAAACAGAATGGATAGATCTGAAAGAAAGTAAATCAGGAGAATACGAAACGAAATTTACATTTAGTGAGACAGGTAAATATACAGTAACTGCTCATGCAGAGAAAAAACCAGATTTTCATGTACATGAAGAAACTTCATTTGAAATTAAATAA
- the murB gene encoding UDP-N-acetylmuramate dehydrogenase, with translation MELNNVVEQLKVTIQPEHIKINEPLKKYTYTKTGGNADIYITPTSDNEVQHVLRVAKQNNLPVTFLGNGSNIIIRDGGIRGIVISLLGVTKIEVNHDTITAGSGAAIIEVSRTARDYHLTGLEFACGIPGSVGGAVYMNAGAYGGEVKDVIVNAKVINHEGEMMTLTKEDLALDYRTSIIQQEQYVVLEATFKLQQGDLSTIQSQMDVLTERRETKQPLEYPSCGSVFRRPPGYFAGKLIQDAGLQGHIIGGVQVSEKHAGFIVNINNGTATDYELMIAHIQKTVFESSGIELEPEVRVIGEPSEQ, from the coding sequence ATGGAATTAAACAATGTTGTTGAGCAGCTGAAGGTAACGATTCAGCCTGAACATATAAAAATAAATGAACCGCTAAAAAAATACACGTATACTAAAACAGGTGGAAACGCCGATATTTATATTACGCCTACGAGTGATAATGAAGTACAGCATGTATTACGTGTTGCAAAACAAAATAATTTGCCTGTAACGTTTTTAGGAAATGGTTCAAATATTATCATTAGAGATGGTGGCATTAGAGGTATAGTCATTAGTCTACTTGGCGTTACTAAAATTGAGGTTAATCATGATACGATAACTGCAGGTAGTGGTGCTGCGATTATCGAAGTCAGTCGTACTGCACGTGACTATCACTTAACCGGTCTTGAATTTGCCTGTGGTATCCCTGGATCTGTCGGTGGAGCTGTCTATATGAACGCAGGTGCGTATGGTGGAGAAGTAAAGGACGTAATCGTCAATGCAAAAGTCATTAATCATGAAGGTGAAATGATGACGCTAACGAAAGAAGATCTGGCACTGGATTATAGAACGAGTATTATACAGCAGGAACAATATGTCGTACTTGAGGCAACATTTAAATTACAACAAGGTGACTTAAGTACGATTCAGTCTCAAATGGATGTATTAACAGAACGCCGCGAAACGAAACAACCGCTTGAATATCCTTCTTGTGGGAGTGTATTCAGACGTCCACCTGGCTACTTCGCCGGAAAACTTATTCAGGACGCCGGTCTTCAGGGGCATATAATCGGTGGCGTTCAAGTATCTGAGAAACATGCTGGATTTATCGTTAATATTAATAACGGTACAGCAACAGACTACGAACTGATGATTGCACATATTCAAAAAACTGTATTTGAATCATCTGGGATAGAGCTTGAACCAGAAGTAAGAGTAATCGGTGAACCTTCAGAACAATAA
- a CDS encoding GrpB family protein, whose protein sequence is MKNRPQNLLNENTQYYKERYEQINQKLLNLLDTPVIRTYHIGSTAIEAAYTSGIIDILVIVNRLHEITTLDEKRLNLLGFYRLHHPYKKKCVFAEFDSLKTLNERIRLHIVEQNSKKARDYLDGHALISKNTILYNQFKQNLNESLTLKQYEDEKSSWFRKSLSV, encoded by the coding sequence ATGAAAAACAGACCGCAAAATTTATTAAATGAAAATACACAATATTATAAGGAAAGATATGAACAAATTAATCAAAAATTACTGAATTTGCTTGATACACCAGTAATCAGAACATATCATATCGGTTCAACTGCTATAGAAGCTGCATATACTTCAGGTATTATAGACATACTCGTTATCGTAAATCGACTGCATGAAATTACGACACTGGATGAAAAACGTCTGAACTTACTCGGATTCTATCGCCTGCATCACCCTTATAAAAAGAAATGCGTATTTGCAGAGTTTGATAGTTTAAAAACATTGAATGAACGCATCCGTCTGCACATCGTTGAACAAAATAGTAAAAAAGCGCGTGACTATTTAGATGGACATGCATTAATCTCTAAAAACACGATACTATATAATCAATTCAAACAAAATTTAAATGAAAGTTTAACATTAAAACAGTATGAAGATGAAAAATCGTCATGGTTTCGTAAATCTCTTTCTGTATAA
- a CDS encoding EMYY motif lipoprotein has translation MNKNNIFIYLIMSISVILASCGNKVSADINDYNAQMQDVQSEEKKLVNEIDKLGLDKADQLLGAEVTEEKKKKLKSIEQSIEKKIKPQLETYEKKVKKVKPETSEVQEVHNIYKQNLNKKKQFIKDLDQYMKLFNQSIVSNEKILKYTEVFEKNKSLSERYAGKVGNNQKAIKEFEALNKVIRENSDALKEKIEYLSSDKPVKAKQQYIEKSLIPFIQSNVDKLNRTKITDKNVTAVRQATIEIYYSLINYYKERKVAMDIEAKLQNMPIQDILQNTKYIQTIDEKYYEALRKLEEQNK, from the coding sequence ATGAACAAAAATAATATATTTATATATTTAATAATGAGTATATCAGTAATTCTTGCATCATGTGGTAATAAAGTAAGTGCTGATATAAATGATTATAATGCTCAGATGCAGGATGTACAATCAGAAGAAAAGAAGCTCGTTAACGAAATAGATAAATTAGGGTTGGATAAAGCAGATCAACTGTTAGGTGCTGAAGTTACAGAAGAAAAGAAAAAGAAACTGAAGTCCATAGAACAGTCAATTGAAAAGAAAATTAAACCGCAATTAGAGACGTATGAAAAAAAAGTTAAAAAGGTAAAACCTGAAACTTCAGAAGTTCAGGAAGTTCATAATATTTATAAACAAAACTTGAACAAAAAAAAGCAGTTCATCAAAGATCTGGATCAATACATGAAGTTGTTTAATCAATCAATAGTATCTAATGAAAAGATACTTAAATATACTGAAGTATTTGAAAAGAATAAATCTTTAAGTGAGAGGTATGCAGGTAAAGTTGGCAATAATCAAAAAGCTATTAAAGAGTTTGAAGCGTTGAATAAAGTGATTCGAGAAAATAGCGATGCTTTAAAGGAAAAGATAGAGTATCTCTCAAGTGATAAACCAGTAAAAGCAAAGCAACAATATATTGAAAAATCTTTAATACCGTTTATTCAATCTAATGTAGATAAACTGAATCGTACGAAAATTACAGATAAAAATGTAACTGCTGTGAGGCAGGCTACAATTGAAATATATTATAGTTTAATCAATTACTATAAAGAACGTAAAGTAGCGATGGATATTGAAGCGAAACTTCAGAATATGCCGATTCAGGATATATTACAAAATACTAAATATATACAGACGATAGATGAAAAGTATTACGAAGCGCTTAGAAAATTAGAAGAACAAAACAAATGA
- the ytxJ gene encoding bacillithiol system redox-active protein YtxJ: MMIKINTIEQFENLIEEQTNVYLLKHSETCPVSLSAYDQFENFMYERDINGYYLIVQQARALSDYIAEQTNVKHESPQAFYFTNKTVKWHDSHRNITIANLSKAEE; the protein is encoded by the coding sequence ATGATGATAAAAATCAATACAATCGAACAGTTCGAAAATTTAATAGAAGAACAAACGAATGTATATTTATTGAAACATTCAGAGACTTGCCCGGTTTCTCTTAGTGCATATGATCAATTTGAAAACTTTATGTATGAAAGAGACATCAATGGATATTATTTAATTGTCCAGCAGGCAAGAGCGCTTTCAGATTATATTGCTGAGCAGACGAATGTAAAACATGAATCACCACAAGCATTTTATTTCACGAATAAAACAGTTAAATGGCATGATAGCCATCGAAACATTACAATTGCCAATCTTTCAAAAGCAGAAGAGTAA
- a CDS encoding glycerate kinase has product MKILIAMDTFFDRLYSHHANQYVYDGIQDENTNVVMVPLFESRKNMIDALLSWERGTKFHRTVMNGQLEAEEIQFASVEQSTMLIDAGEFLNSTKPEGTSSYGLGQLILNGIDMGHKHFIVSLGNVTVFDAGAGMLQALGAKFYDREHKVMSSYMHQGLLKHVRYVNLEDLDERLKEVTFKIVSDNAYHNYGKKSHIAAQDYSFEAKQQLDNSIWYFLQQLKESQIDFTKSPYGGDGGALRTIFEQCFNAQVRTSAELIFERTHIETLLNEADLIIYGGGSKEETSGSLIVQEINKRVHPEKRYIYLTGGKQYVSHHIKDSVVTLNIYPEFTEQTEDIQIGLQLQQAVQNVLNVIKKPE; this is encoded by the coding sequence ATGAAAATTTTAATCGCGATGGACACATTTTTTGATCGTTTATATTCACACCATGCGAATCAATATGTATATGATGGAATTCAGGATGAAAACACGAATGTTGTAATGGTACCACTCTTTGAAAGCCGTAAAAATATGATAGATGCATTGCTTTCATGGGAGCGTGGTACGAAATTTCATCGTACAGTTATGAATGGTCAACTGGAAGCAGAAGAAATTCAATTTGCGAGTGTAGAACAATCAACGATGCTTATAGATGCAGGTGAATTTCTAAACAGCACTAAGCCTGAAGGGACATCATCATACGGACTCGGACAATTAATATTAAATGGTATTGATATGGGGCATAAACATTTCATCGTCTCACTTGGAAATGTCACGGTATTTGACGCAGGGGCCGGTATGCTACAAGCATTAGGTGCAAAATTTTACGACCGTGAACATAAAGTGATGAGCAGTTATATGCATCAAGGTCTGCTGAAACATGTTCGTTATGTTAACCTGGAAGATTTAGATGAACGATTGAAAGAAGTGACTTTTAAAATCGTTTCAGATAATGCATATCATAATTATGGTAAGAAAAGCCATATAGCGGCGCAGGATTATTCATTTGAAGCGAAACAGCAACTTGATAATAGTATCTGGTATTTTCTTCAGCAACTAAAGGAATCGCAAATTGATTTTACGAAGTCTCCATACGGTGGCGATGGTGGTGCATTACGTACAATATTTGAACAGTGTTTTAATGCACAAGTTAGAACATCAGCTGAGTTAATATTTGAACGAACACATATTGAAACGTTGCTGAATGAGGCGGATCTTATTATTTATGGTGGCGGTAGCAAAGAAGAAACATCAGGCTCATTAATCGTACAGGAAATTAATAAAAGAGTTCATCCTGAGAAACGATATATTTATTTAACAGGTGGAAAGCAATATGTATCTCACCATATAAAAGACAGTGTTGTTACTTTGAATATTTATCCAGAATTCACTGAGCAAACGGAAGATATACAAATTGGATTACAGTTACAACAAGCTGTGCAGAATGTATTAAACGTTATTAAAAAACCTGAATGA
- the pepT gene encoding peptidase T has protein sequence MKDKLIERLTSYVTVDTQSDASSPSTPSTMKQWDLINQLKAEIEALGLETDIDEYGYLFATLPANTDKEVPVIGLLAHVDTATDFTGTNVSPQIIDNYDGNDITLKSGLKIETHKFPELSLYKGHTLMTTDGTTLLGADNKAGIAEIMTAIEYLIAHPEIKHGKVRFGFTPDEEIGRGPHKFDVKRFGADFAYTIDGGRRGELQYESFNAAGVTVNFNGVNVHPGSAKDKMVNALNLAVKFQSSLPSREVPEHTEGYEGFYHLMDLNGNVEHATLDYIIRDHSKEKFESRKETMRSLIKEIQDEYGIHSADIEINDQYYNMGEKITPHKQLIDIPLEVMKSLNIEPIVEPIRGGTDGSQLSYMGLPTPNLFTGGENYHGPYEYVSINDMELSVKNIVGILELFERKS, from the coding sequence ATGAAAGACAAACTAATAGAAAGACTTACTTCATATGTCACTGTAGACACACAATCGGATGCATCAAGTCCATCAACACCTTCTACAATGAAACAATGGGACTTAATCAATCAACTGAAAGCAGAAATCGAAGCTTTAGGGCTAGAAACAGATATTGATGAATATGGATATTTATTTGCGACGTTACCAGCTAATACAGATAAAGAAGTTCCGGTAATCGGTTTACTTGCACACGTAGATACAGCTACTGATTTTACAGGTACTAATGTTTCTCCTCAAATAATCGATAATTATGATGGAAATGATATTACATTAAAGAGTGGTTTAAAAATTGAAACACATAAATTTCCAGAACTCTCATTATATAAAGGGCATACTTTAATGACGACAGACGGTACAACTTTACTCGGTGCCGATAATAAAGCCGGTATTGCTGAAATTATGACAGCAATCGAATACTTAATTGCACATCCTGAAATTAAACACGGTAAAGTACGTTTCGGATTTACACCTGATGAAGAAATCGGACGTGGTCCTCATAAATTTGACGTGAAACGCTTCGGTGCAGACTTCGCTTATACAATTGATGGTGGGCGCCGTGGTGAACTTCAATACGAAAGCTTTAATGCTGCAGGTGTTACAGTTAATTTTAACGGTGTTAATGTTCATCCAGGTAGTGCAAAGGATAAAATGGTAAATGCATTAAACTTAGCGGTGAAATTCCAGTCTTCTTTACCATCACGCGAAGTACCTGAGCATACTGAAGGTTATGAAGGATTTTATCATCTCATGGATTTAAACGGTAACGTTGAACACGCAACACTTGATTACATCATTCGCGACCATTCAAAAGAGAAGTTCGAATCACGAAAAGAGACAATGAGATCTTTAATAAAAGAAATTCAAGATGAATATGGTATACATTCAGCTGACATCGAAATTAATGACCAGTATTATAACATGGGAGAAAAAATCACTCCGCACAAGCAACTTATCGACATTCCTTTAGAAGTCATGAAATCATTAAATATTGAACCAATTGTCGAACCAATTCGTGGTGGTACAGACGGTAGTCAATTATCATATATGGGACTTCCTACACCAAACTTATTTACAGGTGGCGAGAACTATCACGGACCATATGAATATGTATCAATAAACGATATGGAATTATCGGTGAAAAATATTGTCGGTATACTTGAATTATTTGAAAGAAAATCATAA